The candidate division WOR-3 bacterium genomic sequence TACTGATCGCTCGTTTAGCGTTCTCCAGTCTTTCTTTTAAACTTCGAGGAATTTTCTTACCCACCAGGGATATAACAACTTTGAAACCGAATTTTTTTGCCAGCGGAAGGAATCTTTTCAGTTCCTTCACCCGCGCAGGAATGGAGTTATACACCCCGATACCCGGATATGTCCTCATGGCTTTCTCTGCTGCAAGGTAATTCTGGGTATCCAAAAATAGGGGCAGTGAGGAATTTTTCATCACCTCATAAAGACAACCGGTCAGGGTTTCGACCTCATTCAATTCCGGTACAAAAGCATTTATGTCCAGTGCATCCGCTCCACCTTCTTCCTGAGCTTTTGCCTCAGCACCATAAATTGTATAATCACCTTTTACAAGGCTCTCCTTCAATTTTTTTCGCCCGGAAGGATTTAACCGTTCCCCAACAACCAAGAGGGAGTGAGCATCAATCTTCGTCCACCGGCGAGGTGTAGCGAGATAGAATTCAACTTTTTGTTTATTGGCTTTATAATTCTTCATGAATCCTTCTGAGCTAAGAAGAGCCTTTTTTCGGTGCGCAAGAATTTTAATGTACCGCGGGCTTGTGCCACAACAGCCACCTACCAGACGGCAACCCACTCTGATGAACCCGTCAAAATATTCTGCCAGCTCCTGATCGGTGATGGAATTCACCACCTTCTGACCGACGATTTTTACCTTCCCCGCATTCGGTTTTGCAATCAGCGGAAGGGAAGTTACCTGGCTCATTCGCTTTAGGACCTCCAGCGCTGTTTCCGGTTCGGTGCAGTTTACCCCGATCGCTTTTGCTCCAAGTTTTTCAAAAGTGATCGCAATTGACTGGGGTGTATCGCCAAAGAGAGTATGATAATTACCTTCAAAAGTGAAACTCACCAAAAGATTATCGGAAAACTCACGGCCAGCAAGAAAAGCAGCCTTGGCTTCCATAAAGGAATTAAAGGTTTCAATAAAGAAAGCATTCACCCCCATATTATAAAAAGTTTTAAAAATCTCGTAGTAAATTTTGAATGCCTCTTCAAATTCATCTGCACCGTAAGGTTTAAGCATAAGTCCTAATGGACCAACATCACCCAGAATAAGTTTTTTGCTACCTGCAGCACGGCGGGCAATTCTTACCCCTTGTTTGATAATCTCTTTATACTTTTCACCCTTGAAATTTATTGGGTTGGCACTGAAGGTATTGGTAAGTATAATATCACTCCCGTGGGTTATATAGGTTCTTTGCAATTCGTATACTGCCTCTGGATTTTTTAAATTCAAAACTGCCGGTGCTTCACCTGGTTGCAAACCTTTATCCAACAGATTGGTACCTGTAGCACCATCAAGGATAACAATTTCTTCTTTCTTTAACACTTTTGCTAGATCCATGCGGATATTTTATATATTTTAGCGGGAGTGTCAATAAGAGGCAATCCTTCTTCTCCCACCGCATTCAAGTCCGAAAATATTAAGAAGGATGTGTACCACAGTTTAAAAATTAAAGGGATTTTTTGTTTTCATTGACACCCTAACATTTATAAATATAATGGAACAATGGCCGATATTACCCGGGGCGTCCGTTCTTTCACATTGGGCACTGCCATCAGTCGGGTGACCGGTTTATTCAGAGAGATGGTATTTGCTTATCTTTACGGTGCCAGTACGGCGACTGATGCATTCCAGGCATCCTTCCGCCTCCTCGATTTATTACGAGATCTGTTTGCCGAAACAACCCTTTCTTCTGCCATCATACCCGTATTGACTGAAGAGAAAAACAAAGGCAAGATTAATCAAAATCGTCTCGCCAGCAATACCTTCAATGTATTACTCTTGGTGGTGGGTTCTATTACCCTCTTATTCATTGTCTTTGCCCCTCAACTGGTGCGGCTTATCGCCTTTGGCTTTGCTAAAATACCTGGAAAAACCGAACTCACCGTCCATCTCACACAACTCATCATGCCCTTTCT encodes the following:
- a CDS encoding homocysteine S-methyltransferase family protein translates to MDLAKVLKKEEIVILDGATGTNLLDKGLQPGEAPAVLNLKNPEAVYELQRTYITHGSDIILTNTFSANPINFKGEKYKEIIKQGVRIARRAAGSKKLILGDVGPLGLMLKPYGADEFEEAFKIYYEIFKTFYNMGVNAFFIETFNSFMEAKAAFLAGREFSDNLLVSFTFEGNYHTLFGDTPQSIAITFEKLGAKAIGVNCTEPETALEVLKRMSQVTSLPLIAKPNAGKVKIVGQKVVNSITDQELAEYFDGFIRVGCRLVGGCCGTSPRYIKILAHRKKALLSSEGFMKNYKANKQKVEFYLATPRRWTKIDAHSLLVVGERLNPSGRKKLKESLVKGDYTIYGAEAKAQEEGGADALDINAFVPELNEVETLTGCLYEVMKNSSLPLFLDTQNYLAAEKAMRTYPGIGVYNSIPARVKELKRFLPLAKKFGFKVVISLVGKKIPRSLKERLENAKRAISIARRLDFPLRDLIFDPLIFSFATNPEQIRETLRAVEVLNRKGFLTILGISNVSYGLPERSLLNAALLTLAVQAGVNFIIANPLDARVMEAYKAARTIIKGELDGYLKWAQNKPQQALNLTPQKAAGFKSKARISEVNEGLIKAIIEGDLEKAQVEAHMLLETGIPPKRLIDDYIFKAMKRVGEYYEQGVYFIPDLLKSAEATRTVLTLIKEHIARIPKKEKFGTKKRIVLATVKGDIHDIGKNIVAMVFESAGYEVIDLGKDVAAQKIVEAVKRYRPIAVGLSALLTTTMPEMGRVIKLLRSEGLNTPVIIGGPNVSPEFARQIGACAAVNNAFAGLEVLKQLD